In one Neobacillus sp. CF12 genomic region, the following are encoded:
- a CDS encoding MFS transporter → MKMTFQAYRKMDRNIWIRFIGESINGIAMMMLMPFFALYMSDKVDHFWQVGVVMAMGPIAGVLGSLLGGKLADSYGRKPIMIVSMVGNGLVMLGFIFFDGFYPFLVISSFFGLFNSLFHPAASAMVADVTDEEGRTEAYGLLRMGHNIGAAIGPLLGASVVFLSKSVIFIIAATSVFVYSIFLALLLSETLPKNERKKDTNVLEEKEKLPSIFTVLFKDKILLFYIMTGIVISMGFSQTEGMLPLHFDQQLPALSDAQNPYPYLMAFNGALVVFFQFAISRWASKRKLGKVMLYGSVLFGFGLLAVGWLPIFFTKLQFSYWSILLFLLIIYGIYTLGEMLLSPVQMTFVANIAPEHLRGTYMGAASLQWIVGSAVGPIVAGFLLDDHLGQVLFTILGLGCIVAGIIYLSLDKWVSQAKEKNQTLPINKEVTASRT, encoded by the coding sequence TTGAAAATGACTTTTCAGGCTTATCGAAAAATGGATCGTAATATTTGGATTCGTTTTATCGGTGAATCGATTAATGGTATTGCGATGATGATGTTAATGCCCTTTTTCGCCTTATATATGAGTGATAAGGTGGATCATTTTTGGCAAGTTGGTGTTGTTATGGCGATGGGACCAATTGCAGGAGTCCTCGGTTCATTATTAGGCGGAAAGCTTGCCGATTCATATGGCAGGAAGCCTATTATGATTGTTTCAATGGTTGGAAATGGACTGGTTATGCTTGGTTTTATTTTTTTCGATGGCTTCTATCCATTCTTAGTGATATCGAGTTTTTTCGGCTTGTTTAATTCACTTTTTCATCCTGCGGCATCAGCTATGGTCGCTGATGTGACGGATGAAGAGGGACGGACAGAAGCCTATGGGTTGCTGCGAATGGGACACAATATTGGAGCTGCGATCGGCCCATTGCTTGGAGCGTCCGTTGTGTTTTTATCAAAATCAGTTATTTTTATCATTGCTGCTACATCCGTTTTTGTGTATTCCATTTTTTTAGCACTCTTGCTTTCAGAAACACTACCGAAAAATGAACGAAAAAAGGATACGAATGTTCTTGAGGAAAAAGAAAAACTACCATCTATTTTTACGGTGCTCTTCAAAGATAAAATTTTACTTTTTTATATTATGACGGGAATTGTGATTTCGATGGGATTTTCACAAACGGAAGGGATGCTTCCATTGCATTTTGATCAACAATTGCCGGCACTTTCTGATGCTCAAAATCCATATCCTTATTTAATGGCTTTTAACGGAGCACTGGTCGTTTTCTTCCAATTTGCAATATCGAGATGGGCAAGTAAGCGCAAACTTGGAAAGGTTATGCTATATGGTTCGGTTTTATTTGGTTTTGGGCTGCTTGCAGTAGGATGGCTGCCTATATTTTTTACAAAGCTCCAGTTTTCTTATTGGAGTATCCTATTATTCCTTCTAATAATCTATGGAATATATACACTAGGAGAAATGCTTTTATCCCCGGTACAAATGACATTTGTAGCGAATATTGCACCTGAACATTTACGAGGCACCTATATGGGGGCAGCAAGTCTTCAATGGATCGTTGGGAGTGCAGTGGGTCCCATCGTTGCAGGTTTTTTACTTGATGATCATCTTGGTCAGGTTCTATTTACGATTCTAGGATTAGGTTGTATCGTTGCAGGTATTATTTATTTATCACTTGATAAATGGGTATCACAAGCGAAGGAAAAGAATCAAACACTTCCTATTAATAAGGAAGTTACAGCAAGTAGAACGTAA
- a CDS encoding glycosyl hydrolase family 18 protein translates to MAKNCYLSFTIMSVSMALLLMSSCSQVQRKEESNKNKTPREVLGFYTEQEGTYPGSQPTVNAQFSNLSIIAPFWYKLDDKRPGHLIDSVTVDHKRQVIQSAHEKHLKVYMVVHNLFYETVERGKQVASNVLDNDANLNVFIQNLRNEMNQFKYDGINIDMENLYLADRDSFSLLIKKLSDVLNRDGKVVTVSVPANTGDSRANPWSPWFDYEKLGQYSDRLMIMTYDEHNPRTAPGSTASVDWTEATIRYALKHEVPSSKILLGIAGYGWDWDTTTSKASYSSYAQLMYQKTKYKAKEIWDSRSQTPHFNYIDKEQHSHQAWFENSYSLRFKLDLVEKYNLGGIGIWRLGLEDPMYWKTIPEKIKIKK, encoded by the coding sequence ATGGCGAAAAATTGTTATCTGTCATTCACCATTATGTCTGTAAGCATGGCATTATTACTAATGTCATCCTGTAGTCAGGTACAAAGAAAAGAGGAATCCAATAAGAATAAAACTCCTCGTGAAGTTTTAGGTTTCTACACAGAGCAGGAGGGAACGTATCCAGGATCGCAACCTACAGTGAACGCGCAATTCAGCAATTTGAGCATTATTGCACCCTTTTGGTATAAGCTTGATGATAAACGACCAGGCCATCTTATAGATTCCGTTACAGTCGACCATAAAAGGCAGGTGATTCAGAGTGCTCATGAAAAACATCTGAAAGTATATATGGTTGTACATAATCTTTTTTATGAAACCGTGGAGAGGGGCAAGCAGGTAGCAAGTAATGTCCTCGATAACGATGCAAACCTTAATGTTTTCATTCAGAACTTACGCAATGAAATGAATCAGTTTAAATATGACGGTATTAATATTGACATGGAAAATTTGTATTTAGCTGACCGAGATTCCTTTAGTCTGCTGATAAAAAAATTGTCTGATGTACTAAATCGTGATGGAAAAGTAGTTACGGTTTCAGTTCCGGCAAACACAGGTGATTCCCGTGCTAATCCCTGGTCACCATGGTTTGATTATGAAAAGCTTGGTCAATATTCAGATCGGTTAATGATTATGACATATGATGAGCACAACCCAAGAACAGCACCTGGGTCAACAGCATCAGTCGATTGGACAGAAGCAACGATTCGGTATGCATTGAAACATGAAGTACCATCATCAAAGATTTTACTTGGTATCGCTGGTTATGGATGGGACTGGGATACAACAACAAGCAAAGCCTCGTATAGTTCCTATGCACAGTTAATGTATCAGAAAACGAAATATAAAGCAAAGGAAATATGGGACTCCCGTTCACAAACACCTCATTTCAATTACATAGATAAAGAACAACATAGCCACCAGGCATGGTTTGAGAATAGCTATAGTCTGCGGTTTAAGCTAGACCTTGTAGAAAAATATAACTTAGGTGGAATCGGAATTTGGCGGCTAGGATTAGAAGACCCTATGTACTGGAAGACTATACCTGAGAAAATAAAAATTAAAAAGTGA
- a CDS encoding NADPH-dependent FMN reductase: MTKTICLICGSLRKNSYNRIIAQSLTELDDSHQFRWIEINELPLFNEDLEISVPQTVTSFKSAIQDVDGIIIISPEYNSGIPGVLKNALDWASRPRESAVLSRKPVGLIGATPGGLGTAFAQLQIRQVLEAMQVHVLPFQKVLISQVHKKIDSDQKVLTDEQTKRYLQQYLHQFIHWIGHTPALD, from the coding sequence ATGACTAAGACCATCTGCCTTATTTGTGGTAGTTTACGAAAAAACTCTTATAATCGAATCATTGCTCAATCATTAACAGAGCTGGATGATTCCCATCAATTTCGTTGGATCGAGATTAATGAACTACCTTTGTTCAACGAAGACTTAGAAATAAGTGTTCCACAAACAGTGACATCATTTAAATCTGCTATCCAGGACGTTGACGGTATCATTATTATAAGTCCAGAGTACAATTCTGGAATTCCAGGCGTATTAAAGAATGCGTTGGACTGGGCATCAAGACCTCGGGAATCCGCCGTTCTTAGCAGAAAACCGGTTGGTTTAATTGGTGCAACTCCTGGGGGATTAGGTACTGCCTTTGCTCAATTGCAAATCAGACAAGTACTAGAGGCCATGCAGGTTCATGTTCTTCCATTTCAAAAAGTGTTGATTTCCCAAGTACATAAAAAGATTGATTCGGATCAGAAAGTCCTTACAGACGAACAAACAAAACGTTATCTTCAACAATATTTACATCAATTTATTCATTGGATCGGACACACTCCAGCTCTAGATTAA
- a CDS encoding DinB family protein, with the protein MQVVTKMFLEQLDMHCHENDWFASMDQALHGVIAAEAAWTSSGISNSIWQIVNHLIFWNEDVIHRIKGTENSHKAEDNEETFGNPGDPEDEIGWAQTVQRLNEVMNKLKTVIADLDDEKLKAPYAANRYSIERLLSNIMMHDTYHLGQIVLLRKLQSSWGGVDWS; encoded by the coding sequence ATGCAAGTTGTAACCAAAATGTTTTTAGAACAACTCGACATGCATTGCCATGAGAATGATTGGTTTGCATCCATGGATCAGGCGCTTCATGGAGTCATCGCGGCTGAGGCAGCATGGACAAGTTCGGGAATCAGCAATTCGATTTGGCAGATTGTCAACCACTTGATATTTTGGAATGAAGACGTAATCCATCGAATTAAGGGCACAGAGAATTCGCATAAGGCAGAAGACAATGAAGAAACCTTTGGAAATCCTGGGGATCCAGAAGACGAAATTGGGTGGGCCCAGACAGTGCAGCGCCTTAATGAAGTCATGAATAAATTAAAAACGGTCATTGCGGACCTTGACGATGAAAAGTTAAAAGCTCCGTATGCAGCTAATAGGTACTCTATTGAGCGTTTACTCAGCAATATCATGATGCACGATACGTATCATCTCGGCCAAATTGTTCTGTTGCGAAAGTTGCAATCCTCTTGGGGTGGCGTTGATTGGTCCTAA
- a CDS encoding DUF3231 family protein: protein MVEHSPTITSAEISMLWSTYIGDTMSICVLKHFLQTCEDQDVIPIIKLALSYSLEHVAQISDLFTEEGIPLPNGFGEQDVNLQAKKLFSDVTYMRYLHHMGRTGLNSYSLAKSVSARKDVRNLFKQFSNQTEKLYDRNVELMQEKGVFIRAPYITYPDKVEYVTEKKFLGGLVGHRRPLLGIEIAHLGVNIEVANVAKTMLLGFSQVAQSKKISDYFKEGYDLGKKMVEDFMIKLKEDDNSYPSTWDSTITNSTDPPFSDKLMLFHTNAQSAIGIGDFGLAIAASLRKDLTVNYEGYILRVGTYAVEGAKLLIDHGWFEKPPQSIDRESLRNQNK, encoded by the coding sequence ATGGTGGAACACTCACCCACTATAACATCTGCTGAAATTTCGATGTTATGGAGTACCTATATTGGTGATACCATGTCTATTTGTGTTCTAAAACATTTTTTACAAACTTGCGAAGATCAAGATGTTATACCTATTATTAAACTTGCGCTTAGTTACTCATTAGAACATGTGGCTCAAATATCGGATTTATTTACTGAAGAAGGGATTCCACTACCAAATGGATTTGGAGAACAGGATGTGAATCTACAAGCAAAGAAACTCTTTTCCGATGTAACTTATATGCGATACTTACATCATATGGGTAGAACGGGATTGAATTCATACAGTTTGGCTAAGTCAGTCTCAGCCCGTAAAGATGTCCGTAATTTATTCAAACAGTTTTCGAATCAAACAGAAAAGTTGTATGACCGTAATGTAGAACTAATGCAGGAAAAAGGGGTTTTTATCCGAGCTCCTTATATAACTTATCCGGATAAAGTTGAGTATGTAACTGAGAAAAAATTCCTTGGTGGTTTAGTTGGTCATCGACGACCGCTCCTGGGAATAGAAATTGCCCATTTAGGCGTTAATATCGAAGTGGCAAATGTCGCGAAAACAATGCTTTTAGGATTTAGCCAAGTTGCTCAGTCCAAAAAAATAAGTGATTACTTTAAAGAAGGATATGACTTAGGAAAGAAAATGGTGGAAGATTTTATGATAAAACTAAAAGAAGACGATAATTCGTATCCCTCTACGTGGGATTCTACTATTACAAATAGCACTGACCCACCGTTTTCCGATAAATTAATGTTATTTCATACAAATGCACAAAGTGCCATAGGTATTGGAGATTTTGGACTTGCCATTGCAGCATCATTACGAAAGGATTTAACGGTAAATTATGAAGGCTATATTCTGAGAGTAGGGACCTATGCTGTGGAAGGGGCAAAACTCTTAATTGATCATGGATGGTTTGAAAAACCTCCCCAATCCATTGATAGGGAATCACTTAGGAATCAAAATAAATAA
- the ycaC gene encoding isochorismate family cysteine hydrolase YcaC, protein MSDFYSRLNKDDAAVLLVDHQTGLISGLVRDYGVDEFKNNVMALANTAKFFDLPVILTTSFENGPNGPLMQELVELFPHAPKIARPGQINAWDNEDFVKAIEETGKKQLIIAGVVTDVCVAFPALSAVNAGYEVFVATDASGTFSKQVADAALTRMAHGGVQLLNWFSIACELQRDWRNDVEGFGALISSHLPGYQNLIGSYRGAQRDFSKQPN, encoded by the coding sequence ATGTCTGATTTCTATTCTCGTCTTAATAAAGATGATGCTGCCGTTCTTTTAGTTGATCATCAAACCGGCCTTATCTCCGGTCTTGTGCGTGACTATGGTGTTGATGAATTCAAGAACAATGTTATGGCCCTTGCTAACACTGCTAAGTTTTTTGATTTACCAGTCATTTTAACAACAAGCTTTGAAAACGGGCCTAATGGGCCACTCATGCAAGAATTGGTTGAACTTTTTCCTCATGCGCCAAAAATAGCTCGTCCTGGACAAATTAACGCATGGGATAATGAAGATTTTGTCAAAGCAATCGAAGAAACTGGAAAAAAACAACTGATCATTGCGGGCGTAGTAACAGATGTTTGTGTTGCATTTCCTGCACTTTCCGCTGTGAACGCTGGTTATGAAGTATTTGTTGCTACTGATGCTTCTGGAACATTCAGTAAACAAGTAGCGGATGCGGCATTAACGCGTATGGCCCATGGTGGGGTGCAGCTTCTGAACTGGTTTAGCATAGCGTGCGAATTACAACGTGATTGGCGCAATGATGTTGAAGGTTTTGGCGCTTTAATTTCTAGCCATCTTCCTGGTTATCAAAATCTTATTGGAAGCTATAGGGGAGCTCAGAGAGATTTCAGCAAGCAGCCTAATTAA